The sequence below is a genomic window from Wyeomyia smithii strain HCP4-BCI-WySm-NY-G18 chromosome 1, ASM2978416v1, whole genome shotgun sequence.
GCTCAAGGTAACTTTTGgatgatttttcaatttaatttggtAAATTTGCTTGATTCAGCCCACCTCAAATTTCTGGTTTAAACTTAGAGACAGTATAAACAATcagttgttttttattttcatttcagtAAGACGAATGAATTGGACACGAACCCTATTGATTCGTTCCAGTGTGACCAAAATGACGAAACGTTGGGCACAGACCTCAAGCTTAAGAACAATAATACGCATCAAACAGAGAAAAATAATTACAATACGCAAGACACCACGGAAAGCTCCTATAAATGCCACATTTGCGGGAAAGTGGTCGGGTTCAAGTCCTCCCTTGCAAGACATACGCGCCTCCACAGTGACGAGCGACGGTACAAATGCGACATCTGCGGTAAGGAATGCATATCAGTGAGTAAGCTTAACGAGCACAAGAAGTATCACACATCCGGTGAGAACGAACTGTTCAAGTGCGACTTTTGTGGGAAAGACTTCGCTTATCGCTCTTCCCTCCTGAACCATATGCCAGCTCACAGTAACGAGCGTGGGCACAGATGTGACGTTTGCGGTAAAGATTACAAATCAGTATATATTCTGAATCGACACAAGAAGTGTCACACAACCCATGAGAAAGAACTGCACAAATGCGAAATTTGCGGGAAAAGTTTCGTGCATCGCTATGTATTCGTAGAACATTTGGACACCCATAGTGAGGAGCGACGGTACAAGTGTGATATCTGCGGCAAGCAACATAAGACAAAAGGTGGTCTCAACAAACACAAGAAAGCACATAACGGCGAACAATCGTTCAAGTGTGACGAACAAACGCGCCTCAACAAAGACGAGCGACGGTACAGATGCGACATCTGCGGTAAGGAATCCAAATCAGCAGCTTATCTTAATGAGCACAAGAAATATCACATACTTGCTGAGGATGAACTATACAGATGCGACTTTTGTGGGAAAGGTTTTGTTTGTCGCTATTTGCTCTTGAAACATGTGCACGTTCACAGTGACGAGCGACCGCACAGATGTGACATCTGCGGCAAAGATTTCAAATCATCAA
It includes:
- the LOC129716573 gene encoding zinc finger protein 595-like; the encoded protein is MEMGEFVPIKVEKESGSIKEEEITLIDTQLHVIRSDLTITKNDGRSSSEITALPDGTCVVQGNPATNNNIHETIATEPASAVDGDIAAPSSSKTNELDTNPIDSFQCDQNDETLGTDLKLKNNNTHQTEKNNYNTQDTTESSYKCHICGKVVGFKSSLARHTRLHSDERRYKCDICGKECISVSKLNEHKKYHTSGENELFKCDFCGKDFAYRSSLLNHMPAHSNERGHRCDVCGKDYKSVYILNRHKKCHTTHEKELHKCEICGKSFVHRYVFVEHLDTHSEERRYKCDICGKQHKTKGGLNKHKKAHNGEQSFKCDEQTRLNKDERRYRCDICGKESKSAAYLNEHKKYHILAEDELYRCDFCGKGFVCRYLLLKHVHVHSDERPHRCDICGKDFKSSIGLSQHKKYHTTHEHELHKCAICGKGFVHRHALVEHVDTHSDERRYKCDICDKHYKTKGFLNKHKKLHNSLQ